One part of the Treponema peruense genome encodes these proteins:
- a CDS encoding 1,4-alpha-glucan branching protein domain-containing protein, whose product MAKKNLVFIIEAHQGYLRKSETNCSDENFREQNDILFSAISNTYIPLLDMLERLKKDSLNFKIGLVISAPLCTLLEDPQVQLEYIEHLDSQIQLGEKEILRLKDDPLLIQAKECLSRITQTKTDFTETYGQNLLAAFKKFSDEGYIELIPTAATYAFLPHYADLPEALNAQVETGIFSQRHFFSEGGEGFWLPYMGWSKGIEKILRSYGVNYSIVDTRGILFSEKCPETGIFAPVRTENSLVLFARDPETTEEICGNEGFCNKEQYLCVQNDIGFELSGDELADFKGSNGARIQTGFKYFANGCDEDDRPAYDRDEALRQAKSDAKEFYESKLTKLTEAETLMNGEDPVLVCTIPAEILGQTWFEGIEWFEEVIRLVCENNVIELEQCRNLIENQFSLPKIEPYPCAANGLGYGEDLSDNSNSWMLRHVRKASERMIDLADRFPSESSLKARLLSLGAKEVLLAQSGEWPMMIHESKIPDYTDMLFRNKISSFTKVFDSLASNTVKTDWLTSEEKNTKIFPWMNYRIFCRKK is encoded by the coding sequence ATGGCAAAGAAAAATCTGGTTTTTATAATTGAAGCCCACCAGGGTTATCTGAGAAAAAGCGAAACAAACTGCTCTGATGAAAATTTCAGGGAACAGAACGATATTCTTTTTTCTGCTATTTCAAATACATATATTCCTCTTCTTGATATGCTTGAAAGACTTAAAAAGGATTCCCTTAATTTTAAGATTGGTCTTGTAATTTCGGCGCCACTTTGTACGCTGCTGGAAGATCCGCAGGTTCAGCTTGAATATATTGAACATCTTGACAGCCAGATTCAACTTGGCGAAAAGGAAATTCTTCGTCTTAAAGACGACCCGCTTTTAATTCAGGCCAAAGAATGTCTTTCAAGAATTACACAGACAAAAACTGATTTTACAGAAACTTACGGTCAAAACCTGCTGGCAGCCTTCAAAAAATTTTCTGATGAAGGATATATTGAATTAATTCCTACAGCAGCGACATACGCATTTCTTCCCCACTATGCAGATTTACCAGAAGCCCTTAACGCACAGGTAGAAACAGGTATTTTTTCCCAGCGCCACTTTTTTTCAGAAGGCGGTGAAGGTTTCTGGCTTCCGTACATGGGCTGGTCAAAGGGAATAGAAAAAATTCTGCGTTCTTACGGCGTCAACTATTCAATTGTAGACACAAGAGGCATACTGTTTTCTGAAAAATGTCCTGAAACCGGAATTTTTGCACCTGTACGGACAGAAAATTCTCTGGTTCTTTTTGCTCGAGATCCAGAAACAACTGAAGAAATTTGCGGAAATGAAGGTTTCTGCAATAAAGAGCAGTATCTTTGCGTACAGAATGACATAGGATTTGAACTGTCAGGGGACGAACTTGCTGATTTTAAAGGAAGCAACGGTGCACGAATTCAGACCGGATTCAAATACTTTGCCAACGGCTGCGATGAAGATGACAGGCCGGCTTATGACAGGGATGAAGCTTTAAGGCAGGCAAAGTCAGACGCAAAAGAATTCTATGAATCAAAACTGACAAAACTTACAGAAGCAGAAACTCTTATGAACGGGGAAGATCCTGTTCTTGTATGCACGATTCCGGCCGAGATTCTTGGACAGACATGGTTTGAAGGAATCGAATGGTTTGAAGAAGTTATACGGCTTGTCTGCGAAAACAATGTTATTGAACTGGAACAGTGCAGAAATCTTATTGAAAACCAGTTTTCTCTTCCAAAAATTGAACCCTACCCGTGTGCGGCAAACGGACTCGGTTACGGGGAAGACCTTTCGGATAATTCAAACAGCTGGATGTTGCGACACGTAAGAAAAGCTTCGGAAAGAATGATTGACCTGGCAGACCGCTTTCCTTCAGAATCAAGTCTTAAGGCAAGACTTCTGAGCCTTGGTGCAAAGGAAGTTCTTCTTGCACAGAGCGGTGAATGGCCGATGATGATTCACGAAAGCAAAATTCCTGATTACACAGACATGCTGTTCAGAAACAAAATCAGCTCTTTCACAAAAGTTTTTGATTCACTGGCAAGCAATACCGTCAAGACAGACTGGCTTACTTCCGAGGAAAAAAATACAAAAATCTTTCCGTGGATGAACTACAGGATTTTCTGCCGCAAAAAATAA
- a CDS encoding DUF4912 domain-containing protein: MEKDFLSRQYLESMSTVDLITLADDYGIDIPDNLNRRFIIGELLETAEELKNKQSDNNDVQTTDEDSPVPDFLPESYNTTEICAILRNPVWAYVYWDVKALQKKKLVSDPDFKSLFLHVSFFDRPLSKKQDDTFDIDIKETTGEQYILVSSKKRFMQVELVCLFDGRSPEILACTKQIEIPAENETVQDSQPGKKMDIQPLVKLSGMKCLLHDHYLNHRQSFSD, translated from the coding sequence ATGGAAAAAGACTTTTTATCCCGTCAGTATCTTGAGTCAATGTCCACTGTTGACTTAATTACTCTCGCAGATGACTACGGGATTGATATTCCTGACAATCTGAACCGCCGTTTTATTATTGGTGAACTTCTTGAAACAGCCGAAGAATTAAAAAACAAACAGTCTGACAACAATGATGTTCAGACTACAGACGAGGATTCTCCTGTTCCTGATTTTCTTCCGGAATCCTATAACACAACAGAAATTTGTGCAATTTTAAGAAATCCCGTTTGGGCTTATGTCTACTGGGATGTCAAAGCGCTTCAGAAAAAAAAGCTGGTTTCTGATCCTGATTTCAAAAGTCTGTTTCTTCATGTTTCATTTTTTGATCGTCCTTTGTCAAAAAAACAGGATGACACTTTTGATATAGATATAAAAGAGACAACCGGCGAGCAGTATATTCTTGTATCATCAAAAAAACGCTTTATGCAGGTTGAGCTTGTCTGTTTATTTGACGGCAGAAGTCCTGAAATTCTTGCCTGCACAAAACAGATTGAAATTCCGGCTGAAAATGAAACCGTACAGGACAGCCAGCCCGGAAAAAAAATGGATATTCAGCCTTTGGTAAAGCTTTCCGGAATGAAATGTCTGCTTCACGATCATTACCTGAATCACAGACAGTCTTTTTCTGACTAG
- a CDS encoding SpoIIE family protein phosphatase: MNTEINEKKASYVFWQENDENSIYISLKQKYEDQEWILYEHIAGPFKYNENVPLIYSAAANKSGTTVLAASGDDGSLEIWSSKKDFSQAKKEVIKNTLPDYGSFLIPKVYVSASGGFYIFISAAKEDQFSIFYTTSKDGVKWSKPVLLPAEGDGFFNPIAPVLTATESGDTLVYQAQYTKDNLISFQLFAMETKNFGKNWSVPKIVTSEESVENGNKFYNYNNQAPFLLYSGGNIYLAWERSSFSSPGTTDIFTAKIKSDGTIVSVPEKINSETGRMSRPVLFESDNKIHALWFRAGSSEGGARMSVLQGLIWNEENILSTDGAILPCPVNDKKISFIWEHKTGKTGVIEILKQDTSSPSPSLSGLGFSDGEKSAKPDIELEILGTEDPSGIKGFSWSWSQDSSVNPEKTILVLKDRSKINVSADKDGTWYFKAAQTDYAGNWSKPAVFTYVYDTTPPEKVKLKKQIFDDLGFLESNTFEIAWDKNQNDDDVEGYTWSLELIDTLPGKLAHTERHPIKLSFEEAENSVSQFLEKNESVLDKKNPVLPARIISKNPVAKFSNVRNGLYLFSVAAVDFCGNIGQSISAEILLNKYIPVTSITTADAKTDDFGDTKIEIIGNGFLYDGTVTSIILDRDGTEPFDRILKLSSKDYKINSDSRISGIKISGLETGSYRIGLVHSDRGLYFPARERFSVTETGTVKSKLSALPFTGWIFSGTNAKINFSITDAIILIFAALALTAAFAAVKGLTVALKDTRKSRNQTRSILKGDNMIFEKNNKKSGRKLMASSLKSKLVLHTSVLIFSLDTLIFIAFGTYMNRTQERTLTKSLYDRVSVMLDSMCTGAKIYLPQTTSADNLSLTDIVSQSKALAECNFATITGYPEGNDSTSMDAVWATTSEEILLGSGQNLFIPGKTRISSEKISEVAAKCALLNEKAALSAEELSKAITEVTKEGLSLASKNDEASTAKRAELQTIRSKLISKLDLILEEIATEGSGTIPEFSTEKIDPSVHSYIFYRPIIYRQGSSSNYVHGIALMEIETDTLMQRLGDEKKLMLNTGIILMIVAVILSFITTSIIASLIVKPIKKLDSHVAMIRDEKDKEKLKGKEISIRTKDEIGRLGDTINEMTKNLAEAAAQTKNITFGKEVQAKFLPLQTDSAGNSLTTGRLETKGADFFSYYAGADALSGDYFDYKALDATHYAVIKCDVSGHGIPAALIMIEVATLFLNYFKNWSMSNPSQGTNLAPVVGQINDLLESRGFKGRFAAFTLCIIDVESGDCWFCNAGDNLVQIYDSALGKKKTITLQETPAAGMFSTDMINMKGGYKVTKLRLKKDDVLFLYTDGIEEAKRIFRDRSGKPVDSKESGEEMSDERISDIIEAVYKKKEYILHKAHPGNSAEDLKFDFRDCKGSAEDAVMALVSAEKMFRMYTTKEQNDSDIIHADKKIDAFLREHFVQYSELCSAVPEEDKNSAQTAYQGMREDPQYDDLTLVAIKKK; the protein is encoded by the coding sequence TTGAATACAGAAATAAACGAAAAAAAAGCATCATACGTTTTCTGGCAGGAAAATGATGAAAACAGCATATACATTTCCTTAAAACAAAAATACGAAGATCAGGAATGGATTCTTTACGAACACATTGCAGGTCCTTTCAAATACAATGAAAACGTTCCGCTTATTTATTCTGCAGCGGCAAACAAATCCGGAACAACTGTTCTGGCAGCAAGCGGCGATGACGGTTCACTGGAGATATGGTCTTCAAAAAAAGATTTCAGTCAGGCAAAAAAAGAAGTAATCAAAAACACATTGCCGGACTACGGAAGTTTTCTAATTCCAAAAGTTTATGTTTCTGCTTCCGGGGGATTTTATATTTTTATTTCTGCAGCGAAGGAAGACCAGTTTTCTATTTTTTACACAACGTCAAAAGATGGAGTAAAATGGTCAAAGCCTGTTTTACTTCCAGCAGAAGGCGATGGATTTTTTAATCCGATTGCTCCAGTTCTGACGGCAACAGAAAGCGGCGACACTCTTGTATACCAGGCACAATACACAAAAGACAATTTGATTTCTTTCCAGCTTTTCGCAATGGAAACAAAAAATTTCGGAAAAAACTGGTCTGTCCCGAAAATAGTTACATCAGAAGAGTCTGTAGAAAACGGAAACAAATTCTACAACTACAACAATCAGGCTCCTTTTCTTTTATATTCAGGCGGAAACATTTATCTGGCATGGGAAAGATCCAGCTTTTCTTCTCCTGGAACAACAGATATTTTTACTGCAAAAATAAAATCTGACGGAACTATTGTTTCTGTTCCGGAAAAAATAAATTCAGAAACAGGAAGAATGTCGCGTCCTGTTCTTTTTGAATCGGACAATAAAATTCATGCACTATGGTTCAGAGCCGGAAGTTCAGAAGGCGGTGCAAGAATGTCTGTACTGCAGGGACTTATATGGAACGAAGAAAATATTCTTTCGACTGACGGAGCAATACTTCCCTGCCCTGTCAATGATAAAAAAATTTCTTTTATATGGGAGCATAAAACAGGAAAAACAGGCGTAATAGAAATATTAAAACAGGATACAAGTTCACCTTCACCATCACTAAGCGGATTGGGATTCAGTGACGGTGAAAAATCTGCAAAACCGGATATAGAACTTGAAATTCTTGGCACAGAAGATCCTTCTGGTATAAAAGGTTTTTCATGGTCATGGTCGCAGGACTCTTCTGTAAATCCGGAAAAAACAATTTTGGTTTTGAAGGACAGGTCAAAAATAAATGTATCTGCGGACAAAGACGGTACATGGTACTTCAAGGCTGCACAAACTGACTATGCGGGAAACTGGTCAAAACCTGCTGTTTTTACATACGTATATGACACAACTCCCCCTGAAAAAGTAAAACTCAAAAAACAGATTTTTGATGATCTTGGATTTTTGGAATCCAACACTTTTGAAATCGCATGGGATAAAAACCAGAATGACGATGATGTAGAAGGATACACATGGTCGCTTGAACTGATTGACACACTTCCGGGAAAACTTGCACACACTGAACGCCACCCAATAAAACTGTCTTTTGAAGAAGCGGAAAATTCCGTATCACAGTTTCTTGAAAAAAACGAATCTGTACTTGATAAAAAAAATCCTGTCCTTCCTGCAAGAATTATTTCAAAAAATCCGGTTGCAAAATTCAGTAACGTAAGAAACGGACTTTATTTATTCAGCGTTGCGGCCGTAGACTTCTGCGGAAACATCGGTCAGAGTATCTCTGCTGAAATTCTTCTGAACAAATATATTCCTGTAACTTCAATCACAACGGCAGATGCAAAAACAGATGACTTTGGTGATACGAAAATTGAAATTATCGGGAACGGATTTTTATATGACGGAACAGTAACATCAATTATTCTGGATAGGGACGGAACAGAACCTTTTGACAGGATACTTAAACTCAGTAGCAAGGATTACAAAATAAATTCAGACTCCAGAATTTCGGGAATAAAAATAAGCGGACTCGAAACCGGAAGCTACAGAATTGGACTTGTTCATTCAGACCGCGGACTTTATTTTCCTGCACGCGAAAGATTCAGTGTAACAGAGACAGGTACTGTAAAATCAAAACTTTCAGCACTTCCGTTTACCGGATGGATTTTTTCAGGTACAAATGCAAAAATCAATTTTTCAATAACTGATGCAATAATTTTAATTTTTGCCGCACTGGCATTGACAGCAGCATTTGCGGCAGTAAAAGGACTTACCGTTGCGCTGAAAGACACAAGAAAATCAAGAAACCAAACACGCTCTATTTTGAAAGGAGACAATATGATTTTTGAAAAGAACAATAAAAAATCAGGAAGAAAACTTATGGCATCAAGCCTTAAGTCAAAACTTGTACTGCATACATCTGTTCTGATTTTTTCACTTGATACTCTTATATTCATTGCATTCGGAACATACATGAACAGAACACAGGAAAGAACCCTTACAAAAAGTCTTTACGACCGCGTGTCTGTCATGCTTGATTCCATGTGCACAGGTGCAAAAATTTATCTACCTCAAACAACAAGTGCAGACAACCTTTCGCTTACTGATATTGTTTCCCAATCAAAAGCTCTCGCAGAATGCAATTTTGCGACAATAACAGGATACCCGGAAGGAAATGATTCAACATCGATGGACGCGGTGTGGGCAACAACCAGTGAAGAAATTCTTTTGGGCTCAGGACAGAATCTTTTCATTCCAGGAAAGACAAGAATAAGTTCAGAAAAGATTTCAGAAGTAGCAGCAAAATGTGCATTGTTAAACGAAAAGGCTGCACTTTCTGCGGAAGAACTTTCAAAAGCAATTACAGAAGTTACAAAAGAAGGTCTTTCACTTGCCTCCAAAAATGATGAAGCAAGCACAGCAAAAAGAGCGGAACTCCAGACAATCAGATCAAAACTTATTTCAAAACTGGACCTGATTCTTGAAGAAATTGCAACCGAAGGTTCCGGAACAATTCCCGAATTCAGCACAGAAAAAATTGATCCGTCAGTACACAGCTATATTTTCTACAGACCGATTATTTACCGTCAGGGAAGTTCTTCAAACTACGTTCACGGAATTGCCCTCATGGAAATAGAAACCGACACACTCATGCAGAGACTCGGTGATGAAAAAAAACTTATGCTCAATACCGGAATCATTCTGATGATTGTAGCCGTAATTCTTTCTTTCATAACCACTTCAATAATAGCCTCACTGATTGTAAAGCCAATAAAAAAACTGGACTCACATGTTGCGATGATCAGGGATGAAAAAGACAAGGAAAAACTTAAGGGAAAAGAAATTTCAATCAGGACAAAAGATGAAATCGGACGTCTCGGAGACACAATCAACGAGATGACAAAAAATCTTGCAGAAGCGGCGGCACAGACAAAAAACATTACTTTCGGAAAAGAAGTACAGGCAAAATTCCTTCCGCTACAGACAGACTCAGCCGGAAACTCACTTACAACCGGCCGCCTTGAAACGAAAGGTGCAGACTTCTTCAGTTACTATGCAGGGGCTGATGCACTTTCGGGGGACTATTTTGATTACAAAGCACTGGATGCAACACATTATGCCGTCATAAAATGCGACGTTTCGGGACATGGAATTCCGGCGGCACTTATAATGATAGAAGTTGCAACACTGTTCCTTAACTATTTCAAAAACTGGAGCATGAGTAATCCTTCACAGGGAACAAATCTTGCGCCTGTAGTAGGACAGATAAATGATCTTCTTGAATCACGCGGCTTCAAAGGAAGATTTGCAGCATTCACACTCTGCATAATTGATGTCGAAAGCGGTGACTGCTGGTTCTGCAACGCCGGGGATAATCTTGTACAGATTTATGACAGTGCTCTTGGAAAAAAGAAAACAATTACCCTTCAGGAAACTCCTGCTGCAGGAATGTTCAGCACGGACATGATAAACATGAAGGGCGGTTACAAAGTCACAAAACTCAGACTCAAAAAAGATGATGTTCTTTTCCTTTATACAGACGGAATTGAAGAGGCAAAAAGGATTTTCCGTGACAGATCGGGAAAACCTGTTGATTCAAAAGAAAGCGGAGAAGAAATGTCTGACGAACGCATTTCTGACATTATCGAAGCAGTTTACAAAAAGAAGGAATATATTCTGCACAAAGCCCATCCGGGAAATTCAGCAGAAGACTTGAAATTTGACTTCAGGGACTGCAAAGGTTCTGCAGAAGATGCTGTAATGGCTCTTGTTTCGGCAGAAAAGATGTTCCGTATGTATACAACAAAAGAACAGAATGATTCAGACATAATACATGCCGACAAAAAAATAGACGCTTTCCTTAGGGAACATTTTGTCCAGTATTCTGAATTATGCAGTGCTGTTCCGGAAGAAGACAAAAATTCAGCACAAACAGCATACCAGGGAATGAGGGAAGATCCGCAGTATGATGATCTGACACTTGTTGCAATAAAGAAAAAATAA